In Lachnospiraceae bacterium, one DNA window encodes the following:
- a CDS encoding HAMP domain-containing histidine kinase, translated as MKKISLQWELTLLTTALITILCGCLTFFLYKNGVYYFDTLQASITDQGIAPEAVYIDIPDNEWDDFVAQFSMEVYNSKSDYRSRSLLITAIVALFGGAATYFISGRALKPLREFSETVEKVQAQNLTDYTIEENKIAELDRLRISYNKMLMRLSVSFETQRQFTGNAAHELRTPLALIQAQLDLYHTTEHPESTTATEETIQMVTEQNERLGKLVRTLLDMSELQTVARNDRIEIHSLIEEVLTDLEPLAQEKKVELIQKSQKVKETADEVLFLTGSDILIYRMLYNLVENAIKYNRKDGTVMVSALREKNKVVLTVSDTGNGIDEAFREQIFEPFFRVDKSRSRELGGVGLGLAMVREVVRVHDGTIKVYTNKHLGTTFEVKMSIEAEKTV; from the coding sequence ATGAAAAAAATATCACTCCAGTGGGAATTAACACTTCTTACAACAGCGTTGATCACCATATTATGCGGATGCCTTACCTTTTTTTTATATAAAAACGGAGTCTATTATTTCGATACGCTTCAGGCATCTATCACGGATCAGGGCATAGCGCCGGAAGCGGTGTACATTGATATTCCGGATAATGAGTGGGATGACTTTGTGGCACAGTTTTCTATGGAGGTTTATAACTCCAAATCAGATTATAGAAGTAGAAGCCTTCTGATTACTGCTATTGTAGCGCTGTTTGGCGGTGCAGCGACGTATTTTATCAGTGGACGGGCATTGAAACCACTCAGGGAATTTTCGGAGACAGTGGAAAAAGTTCAGGCACAGAATCTGACAGATTATACAATCGAAGAGAATAAGATTGCAGAGCTGGACAGACTTCGTATATCTTACAATAAAATGCTCATGCGGCTTTCAGTATCATTTGAGACGCAGCGTCAGTTTACGGGAAATGCAGCACATGAGTTACGTACGCCACTGGCTTTAATCCAGGCACAACTGGATCTATACCATACAACAGAACATCCAGAGAGTACAACAGCGACAGAAGAGACAATTCAGATGGTAACGGAGCAGAATGAACGTCTTGGCAAGTTGGTCAGAACGCTTTTGGATATGAGCGAATTACAGACAGTAGCGCGAAATGACAGAATTGAAATCCATAGCCTGATTGAGGAAGTGTTGACAGATTTGGAACCGCTGGCACAGGAAAAGAAGGTTGAACTGATACAGAAGTCACAGAAAGTAAAGGAAACGGCAGACGAAGTATTATTTTTGACAGGAAGTGATATTCTGATTTACAGGATGCTATATAATCTTGTGGAAAATGCGATTAAATATAATCGGAAAGATGGAACCGTTATGGTATCAGCACTAAGGGAGAAGAACAAAGTTGTCCTGACGGTTTCGGATACAGGAAATGGAATTGATGAAGCATTCAGGGAACAGATCTTTGAACCGTTCTTCCGGGTAGATAAGTCAAGAAGCCGGGAACTTGGAGGTGTGGGGCTTGGACTTGCGATGGTGCGAGAAGTTGTGCGGGTTCATGACGGGACGATTAAAGTTTATACAAATAAGCATTTGGGGACGACATTTGAAGTGAAAATGAGTATAGAGGCAGAAAAAACAGTATAG
- a CDS encoding TlpA family protein disulfide reductase, giving the protein MKNKTSRVNKMKLKKAIVASLAIFILLAFTGCGTSSSLATTEHTKQENPSKTDSNMSAEPNEKLNDLFQQENQIFANHKNVWDKAFDLMSKNIDGDPMNEDYADFLANTIESHKDSFSKEEYVTLSKDIKTIRGIEEEIAKLEKEIATSASSSSSSSSSADSAGVFHGFKGKDLDGNDVDENLFSKNKVTVVNFWFSGCKPCVEELSKLNELNDKIKKMGGEVVGINTDTLDDNQDGIKEAKDILKSQGASYKNLTFASDSTVGKYAGNIIAFPTTVLVDKGGNIISEPFMGGIDDQANYEQLTKQIQSILDQE; this is encoded by the coding sequence ATGAAAAACAAAACAAGTAGAGTAAACAAAATGAAATTGAAAAAAGCAATTGTGGCATCTCTTGCCATTTTTATTCTTCTTGCATTCACAGGTTGCGGAACTTCATCTAGTTTGGCAACAACTGAACACACAAAGCAGGAAAATCCTTCTAAAACAGATTCAAACATGTCGGCTGAACCGAATGAAAAGCTGAATGACCTTTTTCAACAGGAAAACCAGATCTTTGCAAATCACAAAAATGTATGGGACAAGGCATTTGACCTTATGAGTAAGAACATTGACGGTGATCCCATGAATGAAGACTACGCAGACTTTCTTGCAAATACAATAGAATCACACAAAGATTCTTTCTCCAAAGAAGAATATGTTACTCTGAGTAAAGACATCAAAACGATTCGTGGCATTGAAGAAGAGATTGCAAAACTAGAAAAAGAAATTGCCACATCTGCTTCTTCCAGCAGTAGTTCCTCCAGCTCAGCTGACTCTGCTGGTGTGTTCCACGGTTTCAAAGGGAAAGATCTGGATGGTAACGATGTAGATGAAAACCTATTCTCCAAAAATAAAGTTACGGTTGTAAACTTCTGGTTCAGCGGATGCAAGCCTTGCGTTGAAGAACTTTCTAAACTGAATGAATTAAATGATAAAATTAAAAAAATGGGCGGCGAAGTTGTTGGTATCAATACAGACACATTAGATGATAATCAGGATGGGATCAAAGAAGCGAAAGACATCCTCAAGTCCCAAGGAGCTTCCTACAAAAACTTGACTTTCGCTTCCGATTCAACAGTTGGAAAATATGCAGGAAACATTATAGCATTTCCAACAACAGTTCTCGTAGATAAAGGCGGAAATATCATTAGCGAACCTTTCATGGGCGGAATCGATGATCAAGCAAACTACGAGCAATTAACGAAACAAATTCAGTCCATACTTGATCAGGAATAA
- a CDS encoding transposase, whose amino-acid sequence MARSQRKYDHEYKVQAVKLAKEIGGAKAAKELGIPEGTIHTWLKAVRTGQLDIGEGAHTPESAMSLAEELTMLRKRVKDQDKEIRRLKEENEFLEEASAFFAASRRKSLRPKE is encoded by the coding sequence ATGGCACGAAGTCAACGTAAGTACGATCATGAATACAAAGTGCAGGCAGTTAAGCTTGCAAAAGAAATCGGTGGTGCGAAAGCCGCTAAAGAATTAGGAATTCCTGAAGGGACTATCCATACCTGGCTTAAAGCCGTAAGAACCGGACAACTGGATATTGGAGAAGGTGCCCATACTCCAGAATCTGCCATGAGCCTTGCGGAGGAATTAACCATGCTTCGAAAACGCGTGAAAGATCAGGATAAAGAAATTCGTCGTCTGAAAGAAGAAAACGAGTTTCTGGAAGAAGCCAGCGCTTTTTTCGCAGCGAGCCGTCGGAAGTCTCTAAGACCGAAAGAATGA
- a CDS encoding sensor domain-containing diguanylate cyclase, whose protein sequence is MTREELYLSILNHIQDGVYYVDIHRKIEFWNKGAEQITGYKADEIVGQDCPSTKLNHIDEFGNHLCITGCPLFATNSDGIVRTEKVFVRHKDGYRIPILTTVYPIKENGAIIGSVEVFTRNSPKAYGDDLIENLTEKAMHDSLTHLPNRSYLESFLNYKLSEYQRFGKKFALLFADIDHFRVFNNTYGHDVGDLVLTDIAKSISHTIKKDDMFGRWGGEEFVGVFAINREYEATIVAERIRHLVENTVITNTDGQELKVTISVGITTSRPQDTLETMLKRADSLMYQSKRNGRNKVMTDISAEDI, encoded by the coding sequence ATGACGCGGGAAGAGTTATATTTGAGCATACTGAATCACATTCAGGATGGTGTGTATTATGTGGATATACACCGAAAGATAGAATTCTGGAACAAAGGCGCGGAACAGATAACCGGTTATAAGGCAGATGAGATAGTAGGACAAGACTGTCCGTCGACGAAACTGAACCATATTGACGAATTTGGCAATCACCTGTGCATCACGGGGTGCCCGCTGTTTGCGACGAACAGTGACGGCATTGTCCGCACGGAAAAAGTGTTCGTAAGGCACAAAGACGGATATCGGATTCCCATTTTGACAACGGTATATCCAATTAAGGAAAATGGGGCGATCATAGGGTCTGTGGAAGTGTTCACCCGCAACTCGCCCAAAGCCTATGGAGACGATCTCATTGAAAACCTGACAGAGAAGGCGATGCACGATTCTCTGACCCATCTGCCCAACCGGTCTTATCTGGAGAGCTTTTTGAACTATAAATTGTCCGAGTATCAGCGCTTTGGGAAGAAGTTTGCTCTGCTTTTTGCCGACATTGACCACTTTAGGGTCTTTAATAATACTTACGGACATGATGTTGGCGATTTGGTTTTGACCGATATCGCGAAGAGCATATCACATACCATTAAGAAGGACGATATGTTTGGAAGATGGGGCGGGGAAGAATTTGTAGGTGTCTTTGCCATCAACAGAGAGTATGAGGCAACCATCGTCGCGGAACGGATCCGGCATCTGGTCGAAAACACAGTGATTACAAATACAGATGGTCAAGAGCTCAAGGTCACGATCAGTGTGGGCATCACCACATCACGGCCGCAGGACACACTTGAAACTATGCTCAAAAGAGCGGACTCCCTCATGTATCAAAGCAAGCGGAATGGCAGAAACAAGGTCATGACCGATATATCCGCCGAGGATATTTGA
- a CDS encoding 4Fe-4S binding protein translates to MDKKLKSNKNYLVGFRGCFQATATLLTNLHIPNLFKGKLYQGKLKTICAPGLNCYSCPSATGACPIGAFQAVVGSSKFKFTYYITGFFILLGVLLGRFICGFLCPFGWFQDLLHKIPSKKLSTAKLKPMRYLKYAVLVIFVILLPTFVTNSLGMGDPFFCKYICPQGVLEGAAPLSLVNPGIRAALGRLFMFKFIILVFVIILSILFYRPFCKWICPLGATYSLFNNISFLKIRVDSEKCVSCQKCSHSCKMDVNVVDTPNHPECIRCGACVKACPTNAICYHYGFSRRNS, encoded by the coding sequence TTGGATAAAAAATTAAAATCAAACAAGAACTATCTGGTTGGTTTCCGCGGATGTTTTCAGGCAACTGCAACACTGCTGACCAATCTTCATATTCCGAATCTGTTTAAAGGAAAACTTTATCAGGGAAAGCTAAAAACAATATGTGCACCAGGGCTGAACTGTTACTCTTGCCCATCTGCCACAGGTGCCTGTCCAATTGGAGCTTTCCAAGCTGTAGTCGGTTCATCAAAATTCAAGTTCACCTACTACATCACCGGATTCTTTATCTTACTAGGAGTTCTATTAGGACGATTTATCTGCGGTTTTCTCTGTCCGTTTGGATGGTTTCAAGATCTGTTACATAAAATTCCAAGTAAGAAACTATCTACTGCAAAACTAAAACCCATGCGGTATCTGAAATACGCAGTTTTAGTCATCTTTGTTATACTACTTCCGACATTTGTAACTAACTCGCTGGGTATGGGAGACCCATTCTTCTGCAAATACATATGTCCACAAGGCGTACTTGAAGGCGCAGCTCCACTGTCACTTGTTAATCCAGGAATCCGTGCGGCACTTGGGCGCTTATTTATGTTCAAGTTTATAATCCTTGTATTTGTAATCATTTTAAGTATTCTGTTTTACCGTCCATTCTGTAAGTGGATCTGTCCACTTGGCGCTACCTACTCGCTGTTTAACAACATATCATTTCTTAAGATTAGGGTAGATTCTGAAAAATGTGTTAGCTGTCAAAAATGTAGTCATTCCTGCAAAATGGATGTAAATGTAGTAGACACACCAAATCACCCGGAATGTATCCGGTGTGGAGCATGTGTGAAGGCCTGTCCAACGAATGCGATCTGCTATCATTACGGATTTTCAAGAAGAAACAGCTGA
- a CDS encoding CD1871A family CXXC motif-containing protein, translated as MKSEKAIQIFLLAVGLVFFLVGIFRGEAATVLSKAIKLCMECVGIG; from the coding sequence ATGAAATCAGAAAAAGCAATACAAATTTTTTTACTTGCAGTTGGTCTCGTTTTTTTTCTTGTTGGAATTTTCCGTGGAGAAGCTGCAACTGTACTTAGTAAAGCAATAAAATTGTGTATGGAGTGTGTCGGAATTGGATAA
- the tnpA gene encoding IS200/IS605 family transposase has product MCMKENLIHYRTCVCNINYHMVCSVKYRRKILTPEVEKYLQELVQQIADDKGFTIHLFECGEGDHVHCFVSAPPKLSITAIIKYLKGITGRKLFERFPEIRNQLWKGELWNHSYYVETIGSVSEENIRRYIEHQSKSY; this is encoded by the coding sequence ATATGTATGAAAGAAAATCTTATACATTATAGGACTTGCGTGTGCAATATCAACTACCATATGGTATGTTCGGTGAAATACAGACGGAAGATATTAACCCCAGAAGTTGAGAAATACCTGCAGGAACTCGTGCAGCAGATAGCTGACGATAAAGGCTTTACCATTCATTTATTTGAATGTGGTGAAGGTGATCATGTTCACTGTTTTGTATCAGCTCCACCAAAACTGTCAATAACAGCCATTATCAAGTATCTGAAGGGGATCACAGGTAGGAAATTATTCGAACGTTTTCCGGAAATAAGAAACCAGTTGTGGAAGGGAGAACTGTGGAACCATTCCTATTATGTGGAAACGATCGGATCTGTATCTGAGGAAAATATTCGCCGTTATATTGAACATCAGAGCAAGTCGTATTAA
- a CDS encoding response regulator transcription factor encodes MVTLYNVGCKFPVKEMEKSELRLLVIEDEKKLCDMIAKSLHMAGYEVDMCNDGERALDMIYTELYDLIVLDLNLPGLDGMEILRELRKENEETKVLILSARSQIADKVEGLDSGANDYMEKPFHLQELEARVRSLTRRKFVQKNICLECGKLRFDTRERVAYAENNPVVLTRKENGILEYLLLNQGRPVSQEELIEHVWDYSVDSFSASIRVHMSSLRKKLKAGLGYDPIVNKIGEGYKIWGDGKA; translated from the coding sequence ATGGTTACATTATATAATGTGGGATGTAAATTCCCTGTTAAGGAAATGGAGAAAAGTGAATTGAGATTATTAGTTATTGAAGATGAGAAGAAATTATGTGATATGATTGCGAAAAGTCTGCACATGGCAGGTTATGAGGTGGATATGTGTAATGATGGAGAGCGAGCACTGGATATGATCTATACGGAACTGTATGACCTGATTGTGCTTGATCTTAACCTGCCAGGGTTGGATGGGATGGAGATCCTTCGGGAACTTCGTAAAGAAAATGAAGAGACAAAAGTATTAATTCTGTCTGCAAGGAGTCAGATTGCAGATAAGGTTGAGGGATTGGATTCTGGTGCAAATGATTATATGGAAAAGCCATTTCACCTTCAGGAACTGGAGGCTCGCGTGAGAAGCCTGACAAGAAGAAAATTTGTACAGAAAAATATCTGCCTGGAGTGTGGAAAACTTCGATTTGATACGAGAGAAAGGGTTGCATATGCAGAAAATAACCCGGTTGTATTAACGAGAAAAGAAAATGGGATTTTAGAATATCTCCTTTTAAATCAAGGAAGACCGGTCAGTCAGGAAGAACTGATTGAGCATGTCTGGGATTATTCTGTGGACAGTTTTAGCGCTTCAATCCGAGTGCATATGTCTTCTTTGAGAAAAAAACTGAAAGCAGGACTCGGATATGATCCAATCGTGAACAAAATCGGTGAGGGGTATAAGATATGGGGAGATGGCAAAGCATGA
- a CDS encoding IS3 family transposase produces MKFIAIKTDDGTIKGKLAFYCRMLHVSRQGFYKYLSVKDRPWKYQTLADTMLEIHAEDVCNDTYGRVRMFQALTLKRPDGIPIPSERTVYRVMEKIGLSHRPKRNPKGITKADREARKSDDLLKRNFTSEKPLEKCVTDITEIKAKDGKLYVSAIFDCFDSAVLGLAMETTMKATLCQHTVENAFIAYPEIQGAVLHSDRGSQYTSELYRSTLRKYEIIQSMNSAGGRCHDNARCESMWARLKTELLYDRYNSENLTVSELKSLIWRYFISYWNNRRICTTNGGLPPMLKRQRYYDSLRIAA; encoded by the coding sequence ATGAAATTCATTGCGATTAAGACTGACGATGGCACCATCAAGGGAAAACTGGCTTTTTACTGTCGTATGTTACATGTGAGCCGCCAGGGATTTTATAAATATCTGTCCGTAAAAGACCGTCCGTGGAAATACCAGACGCTTGCAGATACCATGCTTGAAATCCATGCTGAGGATGTCTGCAACGACACCTATGGACGTGTACGTATGTTCCAGGCATTAACTCTTAAACGACCTGATGGCATTCCTATCCCCAGTGAGCGTACCGTTTATAGAGTCATGGAAAAAATCGGTCTCAGTCATCGTCCTAAGCGTAATCCGAAAGGAATTACGAAAGCAGACCGTGAGGCTCGTAAATCGGATGATCTTCTTAAGAGAAATTTCACATCAGAAAAGCCTCTTGAAAAATGCGTGACAGATATCACCGAAATCAAAGCAAAAGATGGAAAACTCTATGTTTCGGCAATCTTCGATTGTTTTGATTCAGCAGTACTGGGGCTGGCAATGGAAACCACGATGAAGGCAACGCTTTGCCAGCATACGGTAGAAAACGCTTTTATCGCATATCCTGAAATTCAAGGAGCAGTGCTTCACTCCGATCGAGGTAGCCAATATACCAGTGAGCTTTACCGCAGCACCCTGAGAAAATATGAAATCATCCAAAGTATGAACAGTGCCGGTGGTCGATGCCATGACAATGCCCGTTGTGAAAGCATGTGGGCGCGTCTAAAGACAGAATTATTGTATGACCGATACAACAGTGAAAACCTGACTGTGTCCGAACTGAAGTCTCTAATCTGGAGATACTTTATCAGTTATTGGAACAATCGGAGGATTTGCACCACCAATGGTGGTCTTCCTCCCATGCTCAAGCGACAGAGATACTATGATTCTCTGCGTATAGCAGCATAG
- a CDS encoding AraC family transcriptional regulator produces MYMNTGYLNQSRQDFKDKRQPLVVGSCGCYRLSTYPKLPTYRPRGRLDYQIIYIASGKGYFHFDSPENETIVPAGNIVLFRPKELQKYEYYGKDKTEVYWIHFTGSNIKNLLRRYGFADKKRILPVGTSPEYERLFKRIILELQKCQEEYEETLVHLLQLLLIEFERELTREHVLKDEYMDREMEVAISYFSSSYNLEINVKEYAYSKGMSTSWFIRNFKKYTGETPIQFITSARIMNAQILLETTAYSVNEISQIVGYSNPSYFSRAFRSKKGYSPQQYRNRMREME; encoded by the coding sequence ATGTACATGAATACTGGGTATCTGAACCAGTCCCGCCAGGATTTTAAGGATAAACGGCAGCCACTCGTTGTTGGCAGCTGTGGCTGTTACCGCTTATCAACATATCCGAAACTGCCAACGTATCGGCCACGAGGCCGTCTGGATTATCAGATTATTTATATTGCTTCAGGAAAGGGATACTTTCATTTTGATTCTCCAGAAAATGAAACGATTGTCCCGGCCGGCAATATCGTGTTGTTTCGACCGAAGGAACTTCAAAAGTATGAATACTATGGAAAAGATAAGACTGAGGTGTACTGGATCCATTTCACTGGAAGCAATATAAAGAATCTTCTCAGAAGGTATGGATTCGCGGATAAGAAGAGAATCCTTCCTGTAGGAACATCACCAGAATATGAGCGACTTTTTAAGAGGATTATCCTGGAACTGCAAAAGTGCCAGGAAGAGTACGAAGAGACGCTTGTTCATTTGCTGCAGCTTCTTTTGATCGAATTTGAACGGGAACTGACAAGAGAGCATGTCCTGAAGGATGAATATATGGATCGCGAAATGGAAGTGGCTATTTCTTATTTCAGTTCCTCATACAATCTGGAGATTAATGTTAAAGAATATGCATATTCAAAGGGAATGAGCACAAGCTGGTTCATTCGCAACTTTAAAAAATATACAGGGGAAACACCCATACAGTTTATTACATCAGCGCGTATCATGAATGCACAAATTTTATTAGAAACAACGGCTTATTCAGTCAATGAAATTTCGCAGATTGTAGGATACAGCAATCCATCCTATTTCAGCCGTGCATTCCGCAGTAAGAAGGGATACTCCCCACAGCAGTATCGAAACAGAATGCGGGAGATGGAATAA
- a CDS encoding diguanylate cyclase, whose amino-acid sequence MSQDRFTLFEKVTTGKLMEAISKSMDDFLYIFDIQNSKLELSEAAVDRFMIPGRFLDDPLSAVYEEDREMLMKDLSEVAAGKEKTHDLHYRWIDKEGRPVWINCRGVVVDDDEGNPAYLVGCLNETGNQQRADNVTGLLGGSEFRAYLYSQKEPISAGFLMHISIDDFSGINSSCGYDYGDYVLKRVADCMKECISDQQRLYRLVGDQYIIVDLRSHSMEDAAQLEKKISKKIYEFIVSEQYKAVFTVSAGAIDARFALEGYEECRRKFDFSLRYAKAMGKNSFYSFQQEDYNAFLRKEKIISALRCSIAEQYKGFNVYYQPIMDCATETITGAEALMRFTMDSEEGPEVISPIEFIPLLEETGLIIPAGKFVLKEAAKMCREIRRFIP is encoded by the coding sequence ATGAGTCAGGATAGATTTACGCTATTTGAAAAAGTGACAACGGGAAAACTGATGGAAGCTATTTCGAAGAGCATGGACGATTTCCTCTATATATTTGACATACAGAATAGTAAATTGGAGCTTTCTGAGGCTGCGGTGGATCGCTTTATGATACCCGGCAGATTTTTGGATGATCCTTTGTCGGCAGTCTATGAGGAAGACCGTGAGATGCTTATGAAGGACCTTTCCGAAGTGGCCGCAGGAAAGGAAAAAACACATGATCTTCATTACAGATGGATTGACAAAGAGGGAAGACCTGTCTGGATCAACTGCCGGGGTGTTGTGGTAGATGACGATGAAGGAAATCCGGCTTATCTGGTCGGCTGCTTGAATGAGACGGGAAATCAGCAGAGAGCGGATAATGTTACCGGGCTTTTGGGTGGGAGCGAGTTCCGTGCGTATCTGTATTCGCAAAAGGAGCCTATTTCAGCAGGCTTTTTAATGCACATAAGCATTGACGATTTTTCGGGGATCAACAGTTCCTGTGGATATGATTATGGTGACTATGTGCTTAAACGCGTGGCAGACTGTATGAAAGAATGTATTTCGGATCAACAGCGCCTGTATCGTCTTGTGGGAGACCAATATATCATTGTAGATTTACGGAGCCATAGCATGGAAGACGCGGCGCAGCTTGAAAAAAAGATCAGCAAAAAAATATATGAGTTTATTGTGTCGGAGCAATATAAAGCAGTCTTTACTGTCTCTGCCGGAGCCATAGATGCACGATTTGCGCTGGAAGGCTATGAAGAATGCAGAAGAAAGTTTGACTTTTCCCTGCGATATGCCAAGGCGATGGGGAAAAATAGTTTTTATTCTTTCCAACAAGAGGACTATAATGCCTTTTTGCGAAAAGAAAAAATCATAAGCGCGCTTCGCTGCTCAATCGCGGAGCAGTATAAGGGATTTAACGTGTATTATCAGCCCATCATGGATTGCGCAACAGAAACGATCACCGGGGCGGAGGCTCTCATGAGATTTACGATGGATTCAGAAGAAGGGCCGGAAGTGATTTCGCCGATAGAATTTATCCCGCTGCTGGAGGAAACCGGTTTGATCATTCCGGCAGGGAAATTTGTCCTAAAAGAAGCAGCAAAGATGTGTCGCGAGATTCGGCGGTTTATTCCATGA